Genomic segment of Syntrophales bacterium:
GAAGAAAAAATCATCGTTCTGAGTGATTTCCCCCTGGATGAGATCAAGACGAAAAAGTTCCAGGCGGTTGTTGATCGTCTCGGTCTGAAGACGGCCCTGTTTGTTCTGGACCAGGCCAACGCAGTCCTTGAAAAATCGTCCCGGAACATCCCGGAGATCAAGATGATCCGTTCGGAAGGCCTGAATGTTTACGATATCCTGAAATACCAGCATCTTGTTCTGCTGGAGCCTTCCGTGAAGAAGATAGAGGGGGCGCTGCTTTCATAATGGAACACTATGAGATCGTAAAGAAGACCATCCTGACGGAGAAGAGCACCGTCGCAAAGGACGAGGCCAACAAGTATGTTTTTGAAGTAGATCCGAGAGCAAACAAGATCGAGATCGGCCAGGCCATTGAGAAATTGTTCAAAGTGAAGGTTCTGGACGTCAACATCATGAAT
This window contains:
- the rplW gene encoding 50S ribosomal protein L23 — its product is MEHYEIVKKTILTEKSTVAKDEANKYVFEVDPRANKIEIGQAIEKLFKVKVLDVNIMNIQGKSKRTGRIMGRRKSWKKAVVTLAPGSRIELYEGV